From the Bacillus tuaregi genome, one window contains:
- a CDS encoding YvbH-like oligomerization domain-containing protein: MYKALISIAETCRENELSMQYAEQSLNLASNTLGRTAVEGEHLVDNFKQINDVAFTWLMESRKKYKIKDFGYVFEKFINN, encoded by the coding sequence TTGTATAAAGCATTGATTTCTATCGCCGAAACCTGCCGTGAAAATGAACTGTCTATGCAGTATGCGGAGCAAAGCTTAAATCTGGCCTCCAATACTTTAGGGCGAACAGCTGTTGAGGGTGAACATCTTGTCGATAATTTTAAGCAAATAAATGATGTAGCCTTCACTTGGCTAATGGAAAGCAGGAAAAAATATAAAATAAAAGATTTTGGGTATGTGTTTGAGAAATTTATCAATAATTAA